The genomic DNA GATGAGGGCCATCCTTTTAACTGCCTGAGCATCTACGGCATCCACAAGCTTGCTGGAGAGAAGTACTACCGGTTTTTCCACGACGCCCACGGCCTGGACACGGTCAGCGTCCGCATCACCAACCCTTACGGGCCGCGGCAGCAGATGAAGCACAGCAAATACGGCATTGTCAACTGGTTCATCCGCCTGGCCCTGGAGGGCAAGCCCTTGACGGTGTTCGGGGAAGGCCTGCAAAAGCGGGATTATATTTTCGTGGAAGATCTGGCTGCGGGGATCGTCCGGGCCGCGCTCAGTTCCAAGACCAGCGGGCAGGTGTACAACCTGGGCTCAGGGGTGGGCACCCCGTTCATTGACATGGTAAACCTCATTGCCGAGGTCATTCCCGAGACCGAAGTCCAGCATCTGCCCTGGCCCGAGGACCGTTACCTGGTGGAG from Bacteroides sp. includes the following:
- a CDS encoding NAD-dependent epimerase/dehydratase family protein → DEGHPFNCLSIYGIHKLAGEKYYRFFHDAHGLDTVSVRITNPYGPRQQMKHSKYGIVNWFIRLALEGKPLTVFGEGLQKRDYIFVEDLAAGIVRAALSSKTSGQVYNLGSGVGTPFIDMVNLIAEVIPETEVQHLPWPEDRYLVETGDFIADISRIQAATGWAPQTSLHEGVEATVAYYRQHRAQYW